A region of candidate division WOR-3 bacterium DNA encodes the following proteins:
- a CDS encoding ABC transporter ATP-binding protein has translation MSAVLETKSLTKSFGGLVAVRDFTMSVAENELVGLIGPNGAGKTTVFNLVTGMYVPTAGEIRFNGADIGGMKPYRIYQCGIARTFQNIRLFKQLSVLDNIRVAHHHRGGAGLVSTVLRGQGFRREERQVTERATELLSILGLEGRRDELARNLPYGEQRRVEIARALVSDPKLLLLDEPAAGMNPLEVGS, from the coding sequence ATGAGCGCTGTGCTTGAGACGAAGTCTTTGACCAAGTCCTTCGGCGGCCTGGTGGCCGTGCGCGATTTCACGATGTCAGTTGCCGAGAACGAGCTGGTCGGCCTGATCGGGCCGAACGGGGCCGGCAAGACGACCGTGTTCAACCTGGTGACGGGCATGTATGTACCGACCGCGGGCGAGATACGGTTCAACGGCGCCGACATCGGTGGGATGAAGCCGTACCGCATCTATCAGTGCGGGATTGCCCGTACCTTCCAGAATATCCGGCTGTTCAAGCAGCTATCGGTCCTCGACAACATCCGCGTGGCTCACCATCACCGCGGCGGAGCCGGGCTGGTGAGTACGGTCCTGCGCGGGCAGGGGTTCAGGCGGGAGGAGCGGCAGGTGACCGAGCGGGCAACCGAGCTGCTTTCCATTCTCGGGCTGGAAGGCAGGAGGGATGAGCTGGCGCGAAACCTGCCCTACGGCGAGCAGCGGCGGGTCGAGATCGCCCGCGCGCTGGTGTCCGACCCGAAGCTGCTGCTGTTGGACGAGCCGGCAGCCGGGATGAACCCTCTCGAGGTAGGCAGC